In bacterium, the DNA window GAAAAGCAGATCAGTTAACAATGGAAAAGTGTCAAACGGAAATCAGGACGTGACACTGGAATCGCTGTGCAGTTTGAATGCAAGGGTGGTCTTGCCGGCCTTGAGGGGCAACTTCCCGAGGTTCACCCAGGCGACATAACGCAGATCAGGCTTGCCGTCGCTGGCGATGTTGATGCGGTCGGTGGCCTGGTCCATGTCAATGGCGGTCCAGGCGCCGTTGTTCAGTTTCCAGGAGGCCTTGCTCTGGGTCGGATTGAGACGGGCCCAGAGGGACCAGTTGCCCTCCTTGGGAACGTCGATATCGTAGGCGACCTCGGTATCGGCCTTGTCGGTAAAAGAGGAAAGCCAGCCGCCGCCGGAGAGGGCCCCTTTCTGAACCTGATCCGAATACCAGGGATGGGGATAGTTCTGGCCGCGGGAAGGGGTCTCGCCCTCTATCCAGAGGGTGTCGGTTTCGGCCGCCAGCAGGGATAGGGCGCCACAGATCAGGGTGAGGAGCGGGAGCGTCATGTTTAATTTCATAAGATCGAATTTCGGCCTTGTCCGTAGTGTCAGCATGTTTCGCTCCTTTAAAGGTGAATTTGTCCGGATCATGAACCTTCCGGCATGAGGATGCAATAGGCAGGTTGATTCAACCGGTTGACCGGAAGTTAGGCGGGGGGGGGCAGTAAAGATGAAACAATCATGTGTGTGTTGCGGATTGACATCAATTCCATGTGATGATAAATTTTAATCATGATAAGAACACAAGTTCAGATTCCGGATCACTTGTACGATTCTGCCAGGCAACTGGCCGGGCGTATGGAGATTTCTATGACGGAATTAGTCAGGCGAGGTCTTGAATATATGGTGTCGGTCTCCGTGCCGACGGACGGATCTGACGTTGCATGGAAATTGCCGGAGGCCAGCAGTTTGGGGGGGGTGGATCCTTTCGCCGCCCCTGATTGGAGAGAGCAGTTACATATGGGGCAGGCCAAAGTGGCGGAAGCAGGGGCGGGTTACAAGGTTAAGAGGACGCCAAAATGATATCATGTGACACGAATATCCTGTTTCCTGCATTTGACAAGGATTCGCCCTTTCACGATCGGGCGCGAACCTTTCTGGACTCCTGTTCTGGTCGTGCTGATTTTTGCCTTTGCGAACAGGTCCTTATGGAGTTGTATTGTCTGTTAAGGAATCCAACGGTGTGTCGTCCGCCCCTATCATCAGGGAAGGCCGTTGACATTATTCGGGGGGTGCGGGCCAATCCTGTCTGGAGGATTGTCGATCTCATGCCGGGGCATGGAATCATGGATCGTGTTTGGCAGCATGCCGCGGGACATACATTTGCATACCGTCGTTTGTTTGACGTGCGATTAGCCATGGTGCTGAAGCATCACGGGGTTTCTGAATTCGCCACGCGTAATGGCGCCGATTTCCGTGAGTGCGGATTTACGCGGCTGTGGGACCCCCTCGCTTAGGGAGGGTGAAGGG includes these proteins:
- a CDS encoding TA system VapC family ribonuclease toxin codes for the protein MISCDTNILFPAFDKDSPFHDRARTFLDSCSGRADFCLCEQVLMELYCLLRNPTVCRPPLSSGKAVDIIRGVRANPVWRIVDLMPGHGIMDRVWQHAAGHTFAYRRLFDVRLAMVLKHHGVSEFATRNGADFRECGFTRLWDPLA